Proteins from one Hymenobacter gelipurpurascens genomic window:
- a CDS encoding BatA domain-containing protein has protein sequence MPAFYFQHPTAGLLALLGLAVPVAIYLWNRKPGRVVQVGSLRWLEAAANRRLRSLKPEGLLLLLVRVAILSLLAVALAGPSWLGQVPPRRGQILLSSEASAEALRSLRPTLDSLLRRGYELRELKAGLPLVAPDSQNTWLTGQRSEPATFSGASIGQAADNRWTQLQQAADSFPHRPLVVVAPLSLRRFQGTRPMLPAAVRWLPTPATPDSVVQLVAAWQPRPDSLLLLMAYSTETGVSFRRVRLGHPAPGAVLRVLPAPDKVRYQVVAGKAELEVKTATSTTTIPVQTAQSRLWISYDAEHTADARVLSAALKAAGSVAPVPPQVTATTALPAEADSLTGLFWLRSAPVPAGWQRRVRRGLRVWQEAAGPGTPAATSVSFSASAPVRILRHDTLGVLPAGWVLWRDAQGGPLLSVQQQGQGRLYQLHTRLTQPWSELADSPELPAQLLPYLWPTVELESGVADLRVLDPGQVVVQRPGSSSTPDSVGTKKTSVLASSSDRGLVRDYTPWLVLAAGALFGLERWLAARRSAHSLPVSA, from the coding sequence TTGCCCGCTTTCTACTTCCAACACCCAACCGCCGGATTGCTGGCCCTGCTAGGGCTGGCTGTGCCGGTGGCTATTTACCTCTGGAACCGGAAGCCAGGGCGGGTGGTGCAGGTGGGCAGCTTACGGTGGCTGGAAGCCGCCGCCAACCGCCGCCTGCGCAGTCTCAAGCCCGAAGGCCTGTTGCTGCTGCTGGTTCGGGTGGCCATTCTGAGCCTGCTGGCGGTGGCCTTGGCGGGCCCGAGCTGGCTAGGCCAGGTGCCTCCCCGGCGCGGCCAGATTCTGCTGAGTTCGGAAGCATCAGCCGAGGCATTGCGCAGCCTGCGCCCTACGCTGGATTCCCTGCTGCGCCGTGGCTATGAGTTGCGGGAATTGAAGGCCGGCCTGCCGCTGGTTGCACCTGATTCTCAGAACACGTGGCTTACCGGGCAACGCTCTGAGCCCGCAACCTTCTCCGGCGCATCTATAGGCCAGGCTGCCGATAACAGGTGGACGCAGTTGCAGCAAGCCGCCGACTCTTTCCCCCATCGGCCTTTGGTGGTGGTGGCGCCACTTTCGTTGCGCCGTTTTCAGGGCACACGCCCTATGCTGCCCGCTGCGGTACGCTGGCTCCCCACCCCCGCTACCCCAGACTCGGTGGTGCAGCTGGTGGCCGCCTGGCAGCCCCGCCCCGATAGTCTTTTACTGCTGATGGCCTACAGCACCGAAACCGGCGTCAGCTTTCGGCGCGTGCGGCTAGGCCACCCGGCGCCCGGTGCAGTGTTGCGCGTGCTACCTGCACCAGACAAGGTGCGCTATCAGGTGGTGGCCGGCAAAGCGGAGTTGGAAGTAAAAACCGCAACTTCTACCACAACCATTCCGGTACAAACTGCCCAATCGCGCCTCTGGATCAGTTATGATGCGGAACATACCGCTGATGCGCGAGTGCTGAGTGCTGCTCTAAAAGCGGCAGGTTCTGTAGCCCCTGTTCCGCCCCAGGTAACGGCCACCACAGCCCTGCCCGCTGAGGCTGATTCTTTGACAGGTCTGTTCTGGCTGCGGTCGGCTCCGGTACCGGCTGGCTGGCAGCGGCGCGTGCGCCGAGGGCTTCGGGTGTGGCAGGAAGCGGCGGGCCCCGGAACTCCTGCGGCCACCAGCGTTTCCTTCTCGGCCAGCGCTCCGGTACGCATCCTGCGCCACGATACGCTGGGGGTGCTGCCAGCTGGTTGGGTGTTGTGGCGGGATGCGCAGGGTGGCCCATTGCTCTCTGTTCAACAACAAGGCCAGGGCCGACTTTATCAACTCCATACCCGCCTCACGCAGCCCTGGAGTGAGCTAGCCGATTCCCCGGAGCTACCCGCGCAGTTGCTGCCTTACCTGTGGCCTACAGTAGAATTAGAATCTGGCGTGGCTGATTTACGAGTACTCGACCCGGGCCAAGTAGTTGTTCAGCGCCCTGGTTCTTCCTCAACGCCCGATTCCGTCGGCACCAAAAAAACCTCCGTACTTGCCTCCTCTTCTGACCGGGGCTTGGTGCGTGACTACACGCCCTGGCTGGTGCTGGCGGCTGGGGCACTGTTTGGGCTGGAGCGCTGGCTGGCGGCTCGGCGTAGTGCTCATTCTTTACCCGTGTCTGCATGA